A stretch of the Armatimonadota bacterium genome encodes the following:
- the fusA gene encoding elongation factor G — translation MAVKTYAVEKIRNVAVVGHGGVGKTTLVESLLFHAGAIDRTGRVDDGNTTTDFDPEEIRRKITINTATAPLEWKDHKVNLLDTPGYPDFIGEAIAALRVADAALFVLDAVAGIQVQTDKLWKVADADRLPRLVFVNRMDRENANFGRVVDSLQARFGAHVVPVEIPVGQESGFRGVVDLIDMRAYLHEGGKVVPSEIPAEMREEAQSYREKLIEEAAEGEDALVEKYLEAGGLTDEEIKRGLRAGVRSGVVIPVMCGAALHGTGTEQLLNDILTLLPHPAERGPVPTLEGGELAVDAAGPLAALVFKTMADPYVGRLSYFRVYSGTLRSDSQIYNANKERVERVGQVYVLRGKQQIAVPEVPAGDIGAVAKLGETQTNDTLCGKDHPVRLRPIDFPKPSIAMTIEPRSKADEDKLGQVLHRLAEEDPTIHVEHDTEAHKTILSGLGESHLEIIADRLRRKFNVEVQLGAPHVPYRETIRKKATAEGRYVKQTGGRGQYGVCTLEIEPLPRGAGYEWVDKIFGGVIPQQFRPSVEKGVRKAMAEGVVAGYPVVDVRVTLVDGKTHEVDSSDIAFQIAGSMAFKSAFQNANPVLLEPIMQVAVTVPDEQMGDVIGDLNARRGRIQGMNPNGDGTTTVQALVPMAEMLRYASDLRSITGGRGSFEMSFSHYEEVPAHIAQKVIEEASRQKEAAQAH, via the coding sequence ATGGCGGTGAAGACCTATGCCGTGGAGAAGATCCGTAACGTCGCGGTCGTCGGGCATGGAGGAGTGGGGAAGACCACCCTCGTGGAGTCCCTGCTCTTCCATGCCGGCGCGATCGACCGCACGGGCAGGGTGGACGACGGGAACACGACGACTGACTTTGACCCCGAGGAGATCCGCCGCAAGATCACGATCAACACCGCGACCGCGCCCCTGGAGTGGAAGGACCACAAGGTCAACCTGCTGGACACTCCCGGCTACCCGGACTTCATCGGCGAGGCGATCGCGGCGCTGCGCGTCGCCGACGCCGCGCTGTTCGTGCTCGACGCGGTGGCGGGGATCCAGGTCCAGACCGACAAGCTCTGGAAGGTCGCTGATGCGGACCGCCTGCCGCGGCTGGTCTTCGTGAACCGTATGGACCGCGAGAACGCCAACTTCGGCCGCGTGGTCGATTCGCTGCAGGCGCGGTTCGGAGCGCACGTCGTACCGGTCGAGATCCCCGTCGGCCAGGAGAGCGGCTTCCGCGGCGTGGTGGACCTGATCGACATGCGCGCGTACCTGCACGAGGGCGGCAAGGTCGTGCCCTCCGAGATCCCAGCGGAGATGCGCGAAGAAGCGCAAAGCTACCGCGAAAAACTGATCGAGGAGGCGGCCGAGGGCGAGGACGCGCTGGTGGAGAAGTACCTAGAGGCCGGCGGGCTGACCGACGAGGAGATCAAGCGCGGCCTGCGCGCGGGCGTCCGGTCCGGCGTGGTCATCCCGGTGATGTGCGGCGCCGCGCTGCACGGCACGGGCACCGAACAGCTCCTCAACGACATACTCACGCTGTTGCCCCACCCCGCCGAGCGCGGTCCGGTGCCCACCCTCGAGGGCGGGGAGCTGGCGGTGGACGCCGCCGGTCCTCTGGCCGCGCTGGTGTTCAAGACGATGGCCGACCCCTACGTCGGGCGGCTGTCGTACTTCCGCGTGTACTCCGGTACGCTGCGGTCCGACTCCCAGATCTACAATGCCAACAAGGAACGCGTAGAGCGCGTCGGTCAGGTGTACGTGCTGCGTGGCAAGCAGCAGATCGCGGTGCCCGAAGTTCCCGCCGGCGACATCGGCGCGGTCGCCAAGCTGGGAGAGACGCAGACGAACGACACCCTGTGCGGCAAGGACCACCCCGTGCGGCTGCGCCCGATCGATTTCCCCAAGCCGTCGATCGCGATGACGATCGAGCCCCGCAGCAAGGCCGACGAGGACAAGCTCGGCCAGGTGCTGCACCGGCTCGCGGAGGAGGACCCCACGATCCACGTCGAGCACGACACCGAGGCCCACAAGACGATCCTGTCCGGATTGGGCGAGTCCCATCTGGAGATCATCGCCGACCGGCTGCGACGGAAGTTCAACGTCGAAGTCCAGCTCGGCGCCCCGCACGTCCCGTACCGGGAGACGATCCGCAAGAAAGCCACCGCCGAGGGGCGGTACGTCAAGCAGACAGGCGGCCGCGGGCAGTACGGTGTGTGCACGCTGGAGATCGAGCCGCTCCCGCGGGGAGCGGGCTACGAGTGGGTCGACAAGATCTTCGGCGGCGTGATCCCCCAGCAGTTCCGACCGTCGGTCGAAAAGGGCGTGCGAAAGGCTATGGCGGAGGGCGTCGTGGCCGGCTACCCGGTCGTGGACGTGCGGGTGACGCTCGTGGACGGGAAGACGCACGAGGTTGACTCGTCGGACATCGCCTTCCAGATCGCTGGATCGATGGCGTTCAAGAGTGCCTTCCAGAACGCGAACCCCGTGCTGCTGGAACCGATCATGCAGGTGGCCGTCACGGTTCCGGACGAGCAGATGGGCGACGTCATCGGCGACCTGAACGCGCGGCGGGGGCGCATCCAGGGGATGAATCCCAACGGCGACGGCACGACGACTGTGCAGGCGCTCGTGCCGATGGCCGAGATGCTCCGGTACGCGAGCGACCTACGCTCGATCACCGGAGGCCGCGGGTCGTTCGAGATGTCGTTCTCCCACTACGAGGAAGTGCCGGCGCACATCGCGCAGAAGGTCATCGAGGAAGCCAGCAGGCAGAAGGAGGCGGCGCAGGCCCACTGA